Proteins encoded within one genomic window of Edaphobacter lichenicola:
- the nagA gene encoding N-acetylglucosamine-6-phosphate deacetylase yields MISTIAARRLINSDLVVEYPLVTIEDGRISQIESLNAAASERVQATYSFREATLVPTYVDIHIHGCAGHDVMEADSKALKAIGAYLSSRGVGAYFPTTVTSPTDETLRSLTGLATEIRRWAETADHGATPLGIHLEGPFLSHLKRGVHTEALLEVPSVSLFDRFWQAAEGQIRLMTIAPELPGATELIAHATALGVRCSMGHSDARVCEAEAGFVAGARSATHTFNAMRAIDHREPGLAAYVLDKHSLFAEIICDGIHVDPLMVRLFFKAKERDRIILVTDGMSATGMPDGTYMLGDMKVEVHDGRCTSDGTLAGSVLTLDRGVQNLIHFTGANLETAVAAASRNPSRLMGIDDSWGSLEVGRAANITVLSPSAGVIQTFLSGRSMIA; encoded by the coding sequence ATGATTAGTACGATAGCGGCGCGGAGACTCATAAATTCGGACTTGGTGGTTGAGTACCCGCTAGTAACAATAGAAGATGGTCGCATCAGCCAGATAGAGAGTCTGAACGCCGCCGCTTCCGAACGGGTCCAGGCCACATATAGCTTTCGTGAGGCCACCCTGGTGCCAACGTATGTTGACATACATATTCATGGTTGCGCTGGACACGACGTCATGGAAGCCGACTCGAAGGCGCTAAAAGCGATTGGGGCCTACCTTTCGAGCCGCGGTGTAGGAGCATACTTTCCAACTACAGTGACGTCTCCGACGGATGAGACTCTACGCTCTTTGACGGGACTCGCGACTGAGATCAGACGGTGGGCGGAGACTGCCGACCATGGTGCTACCCCGTTGGGGATACATCTCGAAGGGCCGTTTCTCTCACATTTAAAACGTGGCGTACATACGGAGGCTCTGCTGGAAGTGCCCTCTGTCTCACTGTTCGACCGTTTCTGGCAGGCAGCAGAGGGCCAGATTCGCCTTATGACGATTGCTCCTGAGTTGCCCGGAGCGACTGAACTGATCGCGCACGCAACTGCCCTGGGAGTTCGTTGCAGCATGGGACACAGCGACGCCAGGGTATGCGAGGCGGAGGCGGGCTTTGTAGCTGGAGCGCGTTCCGCAACCCATACGTTCAATGCAATGCGGGCTATCGATCATCGAGAGCCTGGACTAGCGGCCTATGTGCTGGATAAGCATTCTCTGTTTGCCGAGATCATCTGTGACGGCATTCATGTAGACCCCTTGATGGTCCGGCTCTTCTTCAAAGCCAAGGAGAGGGACCGCATCATTCTGGTGACCGATGGCATGAGTGCCACCGGAATGCCGGATGGGACTTACATGCTGGGCGATATGAAGGTGGAGGTGCATGACGGGCGTTGCACCTCCGATGGCACTCTTGCGGGCAGCGTATTGACTCTTGACCGCGGAGTACAGAACCTCATCCACTTTACCGGCGCAAACCTGGAGACAGCTGTCGCCGCCGCCTCGCGAAACCCTTCTCGACTAATGGGCATCGATGACAGTTGGGGCAGCCTGGAAGTCGGTCGCGCGGCCAATATCACCGTATTATCACCGTCGGCCGGGGTCATACAAACCTTCTTGTCAGGAAGATCGATGATTGCTTGA
- a CDS encoding GntR family transcriptional regulator, whose protein sequence is MPKPQSQPVSTIRPLDKSGFIPLYYQIQRALMEKIHSGELSTGDPLASEEELARIYQVSRMTARQALHGLKTSGFAISQKGRGTFVTRPKLEKNIMHLRGFTEDMKHLGMVPSSKLIEQTVVKATAELAEQLKVETGEVVMRLRRLRLADGIPMALEISHIPLKQFPGLEKINFARQSLYFVLRETFGVRVAWADEVIEALPATREESDLLTIPKKASILSISRTIMTTEETPIEVACSRYRGDRYRASIRVPTTTIE, encoded by the coding sequence GTGCCGAAGCCTCAAAGTCAGCCTGTTTCAACAATACGTCCTCTGGATAAAAGCGGTTTCATACCGCTGTATTACCAGATTCAGCGGGCACTAATGGAAAAGATTCACTCGGGAGAACTTTCAACGGGGGACCCGCTGGCTTCCGAGGAGGAACTGGCGCGAATCTACCAGGTGAGCCGAATGACGGCACGGCAAGCGCTACATGGGTTGAAGACCAGCGGTTTCGCCATCAGCCAGAAGGGACGCGGCACATTTGTCACCCGACCTAAACTTGAGAAGAACATCATGCATCTGCGTGGCTTTACCGAGGATATGAAGCATCTCGGTATGGTCCCGAGTTCAAAACTAATCGAGCAAACGGTCGTAAAGGCTACAGCAGAACTCGCGGAGCAATTGAAGGTCGAGACAGGTGAAGTTGTGATGCGGCTGCGACGACTACGTTTGGCCGATGGGATTCCGATGGCGCTTGAAATATCACACATTCCATTAAAGCAATTTCCAGGTCTTGAGAAGATCAACTTCGCCAGGCAGTCTCTCTACTTTGTGCTTCGCGAGACGTTCGGTGTGCGTGTCGCGTGGGCCGATGAGGTGATCGAGGCACTGCCCGCAACTCGCGAAGAATCTGACTTACTTACAATCCCCAAAAAGGCGAGCATCCTTTCCATCTCGCGGACAATTATGACGACCGAAGAGACGCCAATCGAGGTTGCGTGCTCTCGATACCGCGGTGACCGTTATCGGGCTTCCATCCGGGTCCCAACTACGACTATTGAATAA
- a CDS encoding sugar MFS transporter, with protein MALGVAGESSITTVETSSRNYTVPLMLMVSLYFGIGFITALNDILVPHFKDLFHLTNVTALLVQFCFFGAYFVMSLPSGWIVGRIGYKSGIVVALSVMGLGLLLFLPASVIIFYPLFLFALFVVGSGLALLQVAINPYVGALGPPETAASRLNLAGFFNSIATTSAPRVGAAFIFIAAGASTAQLAHSVRKPYLILAACAFAMAVITAFVQLPDVIEKDGSKSSTDGSAWSFSHLRLGALAIFFYVGAEVAIGSIMITYLGQPSMGGLSHEVAARYVSYYWGLSLIGRFVGYFAMRWIRAQRALAVVSLIAAVLITLTVAAHGHIAMWAVVFCGLCNSVMWPCIFPLAVKGLGRFTSQGSGILITMVVGGAVIPEVQGFLADTLGYQHSFAIVLLCYAYIFFFAIRGHRHQELSGAMDSLNPAVIQ; from the coding sequence ATGGCGCTTGGAGTCGCGGGAGAAAGCTCGATCACCACGGTCGAGACAAGCAGCAGAAACTACACCGTTCCACTAATGCTGATGGTCTCTTTGTACTTTGGCATCGGCTTCATCACCGCGCTGAACGACATCCTGGTTCCGCACTTCAAAGATCTCTTCCATCTCACCAACGTCACGGCGCTGCTGGTTCAGTTCTGCTTCTTCGGAGCATATTTCGTTATGTCTCTGCCTTCGGGATGGATCGTTGGCAGGATCGGCTACAAATCAGGTATTGTCGTCGCACTGTCCGTGATGGGGCTTGGCCTGCTTCTCTTTCTTCCCGCCTCGGTCATCATCTTCTATCCCCTCTTTCTCTTCGCTCTGTTCGTCGTCGGTAGCGGACTTGCGCTTCTCCAGGTAGCCATTAATCCCTACGTTGGTGCATTGGGACCTCCGGAGACTGCGGCTTCCCGGCTAAATCTGGCTGGCTTCTTCAACTCGATTGCTACAACTTCCGCTCCCCGAGTTGGCGCCGCCTTTATCTTCATAGCTGCCGGTGCCTCGACGGCGCAACTCGCCCACTCTGTGCGGAAGCCCTACCTCATTCTCGCAGCCTGCGCCTTTGCTATGGCAGTTATCACAGCCTTCGTGCAGTTACCCGACGTCATTGAAAAAGACGGTTCCAAATCCAGTACTGATGGCAGCGCATGGAGCTTCAGCCATCTAAGGCTAGGTGCGCTCGCGATCTTCTTCTATGTGGGAGCCGAGGTTGCCATTGGAAGCATCATGATCACCTATCTTGGCCAGCCATCGATGGGGGGCTTGAGCCACGAGGTCGCCGCGCGATACGTCTCCTATTATTGGGGGCTATCCCTGATAGGCCGCTTCGTGGGTTACTTCGCGATGCGCTGGATTCGAGCTCAAAGGGCACTTGCTGTCGTCTCGCTGATTGCCGCTGTCCTCATCACCCTCACGGTCGCAGCACACGGACACATTGCAATGTGGGCGGTAGTCTTTTGCGGCCTGTGTAACTCGGTCATGTGGCCTTGCATCTTCCCGCTGGCGGTAAAGGGTTTGGGAAGATTCACGAGCCAGGGCTCCGGAATTCTAATCACCATGGTCGTTGGTGGAGCAGTCATCCCTGAGGTTCAGGGCTTTCTTGCCGATACGCTCGGCTACCAGCACAGCTTCGCAATTGTTCTACTCTGCTACGCTTACATCTTCTTCTTCGCGATCAGAGGGCACCGACATCAAGAGTTATCGGGTGCAATGGACTCTCTAAATCCCGCAGTTATTCAATAG
- a CDS encoding N-acetylmannosamine-6-phosphate 2-epimerase — MPKGSNSSFNSLFHLLRGRIIVSCQAAEGDPLDDLDTLTRIATSVLRGGAGGLRAEGTTRIAAFRALTQLPIIGIIKTCDANGDVYITPDFRSAKAVVDAGADIVALDCTARRLTAPEPWTELIPRTHTELRRPVLADIASLEDALAAERAGADAVATTLYGYTTETAGIRSPSWPLLQSLLAHLTVPVLLEGHITHPTEALQALDMGATAVVIGSAITRPETITNRFVQVTRQTDIQPSSK, encoded by the coding sequence GTGCCTAAAGGCTCGAACTCCTCCTTCAACTCGCTCTTCCATCTCCTCCGCGGCCGAATCATCGTCTCCTGTCAGGCCGCAGAAGGCGATCCGCTGGACGATCTCGACACCCTCACCCGAATAGCAACCTCGGTCCTGCGCGGCGGAGCAGGCGGTCTCCGCGCCGAAGGCACAACGCGCATCGCCGCCTTCCGCGCCCTCACGCAGCTCCCCATCATAGGGATCATCAAGACCTGCGACGCCAACGGAGACGTCTACATCACCCCCGACTTCCGCTCCGCTAAGGCCGTCGTTGACGCCGGAGCCGACATCGTCGCCCTCGACTGCACCGCCCGTCGCCTCACCGCCCCCGAACCCTGGACTGAACTCATCCCCCGCACCCATACCGAGCTGCGTCGGCCAGTCCTCGCCGACATCGCCTCCCTGGAAGATGCCCTCGCCGCCGAGCGCGCCGGAGCCGATGCCGTCGCCACCACCCTCTACGGCTACACTACCGAAACAGCCGGGATCCGCTCTCCGTCCTGGCCCTTGCTCCAATCCCTGCTGGCACACTTGACAGTCCCCGTGCTCCTGGAAGGCCACATCACCCACCCCACGGAGGCCCTCCAGGCGCTGGACATGGGGGCCACCGCCGTTGTCATCGGCTCCGCCATCACCCGCCCCGAAACCATCACGAATCGTTTTGTCCAAGTGACCAGGCAAACGGACATTCAACCTTCAAGCAAGTAA
- a CDS encoding lactonase family protein: protein MRQINRLNRRRFIFGSAALSVVGRAGFAAGKDGGRLLVGTQTSGSSKGIYSYSFAASTGDLTALGLAAEAENPTFLALAPDGKTVLVANELDKFEGKDGGAVSTFTLDRTRTRLSKVSQVASGGGGTCHVAFDRTGKAAFAANYGGGSAASFAVGAGGALSPAVSFFQYSGQGPNKERQEAPHAHRVTVSPDNRFLLVNDLGLDTIHLYRLDASTAKLVANEPAAWRSAPGAGPRALRFHPNGRVAYCVTEMTSSVVVLRWDSERGALETVQEIVMKPADFQGATNGDDITIDREGRFAYATDRFDDIVVTFAISPSDGKLTVVDRIPCGGKVPRHLTLDPSGRWLLIANQESDTISVLARDGKTGKLTDSGKSFPLSRPQCLVFV, encoded by the coding sequence TTGAGACAGATTAATCGGCTTAATCGACGTAGATTTATCTTCGGTTCGGCAGCTTTGTCGGTGGTGGGTAGGGCTGGGTTTGCGGCAGGAAAGGATGGTGGGCGACTGCTGGTCGGGACTCAAACGTCTGGCTCGAGCAAGGGTATCTATTCGTACTCCTTTGCGGCGTCGACGGGAGATCTGACGGCGCTTGGCCTTGCGGCTGAGGCGGAGAATCCTACGTTTCTGGCGCTGGCTCCTGACGGGAAGACCGTCCTCGTGGCCAATGAGCTGGATAAGTTCGAGGGCAAGGACGGCGGCGCGGTGTCGACTTTTACACTGGACCGGACCAGGACGCGGTTGTCCAAGGTCAGTCAGGTGGCCTCCGGCGGAGGAGGAACCTGTCATGTCGCCTTCGATCGGACGGGCAAGGCTGCGTTTGCGGCGAACTATGGCGGGGGCAGCGCGGCTTCGTTCGCGGTTGGAGCCGGCGGTGCGTTGAGCCCCGCGGTTTCGTTCTTTCAGTACAGCGGACAGGGACCGAACAAGGAGCGGCAGGAGGCTCCGCACGCCCATCGGGTGACGGTGTCGCCGGATAACCGGTTCCTGCTGGTCAACGACCTGGGGCTGGATACGATTCACCTCTATCGGTTGGATGCGTCTACGGCGAAGCTTGTTGCGAATGAGCCGGCGGCGTGGCGGTCGGCCCCGGGAGCGGGACCGCGGGCGCTGCGGTTTCATCCGAACGGCAGGGTTGCGTACTGCGTCACCGAGATGACGTCCTCGGTGGTGGTGCTGCGGTGGGACTCGGAGCGCGGAGCGCTCGAGACCGTGCAGGAGATCGTGATGAAGCCTGCCGATTTCCAGGGCGCGACCAACGGAGACGATATTACGATCGACCGAGAGGGCCGGTTTGCCTATGCGACCGACCGCTTCGACGATATTGTGGTCACCTTTGCCATCTCGCCCTCCGATGGCAAGCTGACTGTGGTGGACCGGATACCGTGCGGGGGGAAGGTTCCGCGTCACCTGACGCTTGATCCGAGTGGCCGGTGGCTGCTGATCGCCAATCAGGAGTCTGACACTATCTCGGTGCTGGCACGCGATGGGAAGACGGGTAAGCTGACGGATTCGGGGAAGAGCTTCCCCCTGTCGCGGCCGCAGTGCCTGGTCTTTGTATAG
- a CDS encoding CGNR zinc finger domain-containing protein, translating into MTDHQSDVAVRAALRKPVASHVGGHLALDFCNTVAEHLAEQPEELLPDWESFVRWTVQVGLIEPELYGELVDSPSPIDEIWELREEIYHVGLTLALGDPVAEHDLVAIREEANAPKPMVVSEGAGLHWRPDPQFASMELRSILAGEALSLFCSRRLARIGICGGGLCGWLFLDESRGRRRRWCDMKDCGNREKARRYYRQQQKSK; encoded by the coding sequence ATGACGGATCACCAGAGCGATGTTGCTGTCAGGGCTGCACTTCGGAAGCCTGTCGCCTCCCACGTGGGGGGCCACCTTGCGCTCGACTTTTGCAATACGGTGGCCGAACACCTGGCCGAACAGCCTGAGGAACTGCTTCCGGACTGGGAGTCGTTTGTCCGATGGACGGTTCAGGTTGGGTTGATCGAGCCTGAGTTGTACGGCGAACTGGTGGATTCTCCGTCGCCTATCGATGAGATTTGGGAGCTTCGAGAGGAGATCTACCATGTCGGGCTGACGCTTGCCCTGGGAGATCCGGTTGCGGAACACGATCTGGTGGCTATTCGCGAAGAGGCGAACGCGCCGAAACCGATGGTTGTGAGTGAGGGGGCAGGACTCCATTGGCGGCCTGATCCGCAGTTCGCGTCGATGGAGCTGCGGTCGATCCTGGCGGGCGAGGCGTTGTCTTTGTTCTGTTCCCGGAGGTTGGCTCGGATCGGTATCTGTGGAGGCGGCCTTTGCGGATGGCTCTTTCTCGACGAGAGCCGAGGGAGACGCAGACGCTGGTGTGACATGAAGGACTGCGGCAACCGGGAGAAGGCGCGCCGGTACTACCGGCAACAGCAGAAGAGCAAATAG
- a CDS encoding septal ring lytic transglycosylase RlpA family protein: MEQRPGNERTAIMTGRARTAVTLAAMVVLSAFATDNATPALARATDPVPVMHDVTTSEIVNTVTVPRRTVLTRIKSGLASWYGEVWQGRRTASGRIFDMNEMTAAHKTLPFGSKVKVTDLRNQRSVVVTITDRGALFPGRVIDLSLGAARQLRMVNSGLDPVKLELLTYQN; encoded by the coding sequence ATGGAACAGAGACCCGGAAACGAACGTACGGCAATCATGACAGGAAGGGCTCGGACCGCTGTTACTCTGGCGGCGATGGTCGTTCTGTCAGCCTTTGCGACGGATAACGCTACTCCGGCATTGGCTCGAGCTACGGACCCCGTCCCGGTGATGCATGATGTCACCACATCAGAGATCGTGAACACGGTAACGGTCCCCCGGCGGACGGTTTTGACGCGGATTAAGAGCGGGCTGGCGAGCTGGTATGGCGAGGTATGGCAGGGACGCCGGACGGCCAGTGGACGGATCTTCGACATGAACGAGATGACGGCGGCGCACAAGACGCTTCCGTTCGGCAGCAAGGTGAAGGTGACCGATCTGCGTAACCAGCGGTCGGTTGTGGTGACGATCACTGACCGGGGGGCGCTGTTTCCGGGCAGGGTGATCGATCTGTCTCTTGGTGCTGCGAGGCAGCTACGGATGGTCAACTCCGGGTTGGATCCGGTGAAACTGGAGCTGCTGACCTACCAGAACTAG